Proteins encoded by one window of Akkermansia muciniphila ATCC BAA-835:
- the alr gene encoding alanine racemase, producing the protein MPATSPPRAWAEIDLGAIRHNLNVVKQAAKGEYYMPVVKAGAYGHGLEQVCRTLDSEGIAFFGVANVGEARRISQAGCRTRPYILGPAFPEEREEIVLNGWRSFISTMEEAAHYNSLARLYGKTLPIHLSVDTGMGRGGFLPDQLEELLSRLGELDSLHLEGLGAHLPCADEDREITLRQISRFEQMAARIREKLPLKYCHLANSAASLDYEIPSNNMCRPGLVLYGFSPIPSPWAAQLKPAMALFSRLTVVRTLPEGHGISYGGTFVTDHPTRVATVGIGYADGYLRSLAHKGARVMVDGVSCPLLGRVTMDQIMVDVSRAPHAEPGMTAEIMGPHIPVTELAEKAGTISWEIFTGIGPRVPRHYTH; encoded by the coding sequence ATGCCAGCAACCAGCCCTCCCCGCGCCTGGGCCGAAATCGACCTTGGGGCCATCCGCCATAACCTGAATGTCGTCAAACAGGCGGCCAAAGGGGAATATTACATGCCCGTCGTGAAGGCCGGCGCCTATGGCCACGGCCTGGAACAGGTTTGCCGCACGCTGGATTCGGAAGGCATCGCTTTCTTCGGGGTGGCCAATGTGGGAGAAGCCCGGCGCATCAGCCAGGCGGGCTGCCGCACCCGCCCTTACATCCTGGGCCCCGCGTTCCCGGAGGAACGGGAGGAAATCGTGCTGAACGGCTGGCGCTCCTTCATTTCCACCATGGAGGAAGCCGCGCATTACAATTCCCTGGCGCGGCTGTACGGAAAGACGCTGCCCATCCACCTTTCCGTGGATACGGGAATGGGCCGCGGCGGATTCCTGCCGGACCAGCTTGAAGAACTGCTTTCCCGCCTGGGAGAACTGGACAGCCTGCATCTGGAAGGCCTGGGCGCTCACCTTCCCTGCGCGGACGAGGACCGGGAGATTACGCTCAGGCAAATCTCCCGCTTTGAACAGATGGCCGCCCGCATCCGGGAAAAACTGCCTTTGAAGTACTGCCACCTGGCCAACAGCGCCGCCTCCCTGGATTATGAAATTCCCTCCAACAACATGTGCCGCCCCGGCCTGGTGCTGTACGGTTTTTCCCCCATTCCCTCCCCATGGGCCGCGCAATTGAAGCCGGCCATGGCCCTTTTTTCCCGCCTGACGGTGGTGCGCACGCTGCCGGAAGGCCACGGCATTTCCTACGGGGGTACCTTTGTGACGGACCACCCCACCAGGGTGGCGACCGTAGGCATAGGCTATGCGGACGGCTACCTGCGTTCCCTGGCCCACAAGGGCGCCCGCGTCATGGTGGACGGCGTTTCCTGCCCCCTTCTCGGGCGCGTGACGATGGACCAGATCATGGTGGACGTCAGCCGGGCGCCGCACGCGGAACCGGGCATGACCGCAGAAATCATGGGGCCGCATATCCCCGTGACGGAACTGGCGGAAAAGGCCGGCACCATTTCCTGGGAGATTTTTACCGGAATAGGCCCCCGGGTACCCCGCCACTACACCCACTAA
- a CDS encoding O-acetylhomoserine aminocarboxypropyltransferase/cysteine synthase family protein, whose protein sequence is MSKNHRFETRQIHVGQESPDPATDARAVPIYATTSYVFKDSEQAAGRFALAEPGNIYNRLMNPTADVFEKRIASLEGGTAALAVSTGAAAVTYAIQNIARAGDHIVSSSTVYGGTYNLFANTLADAGIETTFVDARDVQNFSRAIRNNTKALYVESLGNPNCDIVDMEALAEVAHAHGIPLIVDSTFATPFLFRPLEHGADIVVHSATKFIGGHGTVMGGVIVDGGKFDWTQNDKFPGISKPNPNYHGAVFAEVCGNLAYIVKIRATLLRDTGATISPFNSFLLLQGLETLSLRVERHVQNALRVADYLASHPQVERVNHPSLPDHPDHDLYKRYYPNGGGSIFTFEIKGGAEKARKFCESLELFSLLANVADVKSLVIHPASTTHSQMTEEELKAGGITPSTVRLSIGTEHIDDILEDLEQGFRAIL, encoded by the coding sequence ATGAGTAAGAACCATCGATTTGAAACACGCCAGATCCATGTGGGTCAGGAAAGTCCGGATCCGGCCACCGATGCGCGCGCCGTGCCTATTTACGCCACCACTTCGTATGTCTTCAAAGACTCGGAACAGGCGGCAGGCCGTTTTGCCCTGGCGGAGCCGGGCAATATTTATAACCGCCTGATGAACCCTACCGCAGATGTTTTTGAAAAACGCATCGCCTCCCTGGAAGGAGGGACGGCCGCGCTGGCCGTCTCCACCGGGGCTGCCGCTGTCACGTATGCCATCCAGAACATCGCCCGGGCCGGGGACCACATCGTTTCTTCTTCCACCGTATATGGCGGGACGTATAATCTCTTTGCCAATACGCTGGCGGACGCCGGCATAGAAACCACTTTCGTGGATGCAAGGGACGTTCAGAATTTTTCCAGGGCCATCCGGAACAATACCAAGGCCCTGTACGTGGAAAGCCTGGGCAACCCGAACTGCGACATCGTGGATATGGAAGCGCTGGCGGAAGTGGCGCACGCCCACGGCATCCCGCTCATTGTGGACAGCACGTTCGCCACGCCCTTCCTGTTCCGCCCCCTGGAACACGGAGCGGACATCGTGGTGCATTCCGCTACCAAATTCATCGGCGGCCACGGCACGGTGATGGGCGGCGTGATTGTGGACGGCGGTAAATTCGACTGGACGCAGAACGACAAGTTCCCCGGCATCAGCAAGCCCAACCCCAATTACCACGGAGCCGTGTTCGCTGAGGTATGCGGCAATCTGGCCTATATCGTCAAAATCCGGGCCACCCTGCTGCGGGATACGGGAGCCACCATCAGCCCGTTCAACTCCTTCCTGCTGCTCCAGGGGCTGGAAACACTCTCCCTGCGGGTGGAACGCCATGTGCAGAACGCCCTGCGCGTAGCGGACTATCTGGCCTCCCATCCCCAGGTGGAGAGGGTGAACCATCCCTCCCTGCCGGACCATCCGGACCACGACCTTTACAAGAGATACTACCCGAACGGGGGCGGCTCCATCTTCACCTTTGAAATCAAGGGTGGCGCGGAAAAAGCTCGCAAATTCTGCGAAAGCCTGGAACTATTCTCCCTGCTCGCGAACGTGGCGGACGTCAAGTCCCTGGTGATTCATCCGGCCTCCACCACCCATTCCCAGATGACGGAGGAGGAACTGAAGGCGGGAGGCATTACGCCATCCACCGTGCGGCTTTCCATCGGGACGGAACATATCGACGATATTCTGGAAGATCTGGAACAAGGCTTCCGCGCCATTCTCTAA
- the thiE gene encoding thiamine phosphate synthase has product MKKFNLHLYLVTDEASKCRLSLLETVRKAADGGVTIVQYRSTNPDAGTCYREALPIRDFLASRGIPFIVNNRIDLALALEADGVHIGQRDLPVPSVRAMIGPDKILGLSVSNKEQLRAVDASLVDYLGMGPVFPTISKLNAPPVLGVEGFAALASQSPLPVVAIGGLDAERARQVRATGTASGIAVVSAICGAENPETAARALA; this is encoded by the coding sequence ATGAAAAAATTCAATCTCCATCTCTACCTGGTTACGGATGAAGCATCCAAATGCCGCCTCAGCCTTCTGGAAACCGTACGGAAAGCGGCGGACGGAGGAGTTACCATCGTGCAGTACCGCTCCACCAATCCGGATGCGGGAACCTGTTACCGGGAAGCTTTGCCCATACGGGATTTCCTGGCTTCCCGCGGTATTCCCTTCATCGTCAACAACCGCATTGACCTGGCTCTGGCGCTGGAAGCAGACGGCGTCCACATCGGCCAGAGGGATCTTCCGGTTCCATCCGTCAGAGCCATGATCGGCCCGGATAAAATCCTGGGACTGTCCGTCTCCAATAAGGAACAGCTCCGCGCCGTGGATGCCTCCCTGGTGGACTACCTGGGCATGGGCCCCGTCTTCCCCACCATTTCCAAGCTGAACGCGCCTCCCGTGCTGGGCGTGGAAGGCTTCGCCGCTCTGGCTTCCCAATCTCCCCTGCCCGTTGTCGCCATCGGCGGACTGGACGCGGAACGGGCCCGTCAAGTGCGCGCCACGGGAACCGCCTCCGGAATTGCCGTTGTCTCCGCCATTTGCGGAGCGGAGAATCCGGAAACCGCCGCACGGGCTCTTGCCTGA
- the cas9 gene encoding type II CRISPR RNA-guided endonuclease Cas9 (Cas9, originally named Csn1, is the large, multifunctional signature protein of type II CRISPR/Cas systems. It is well known even to general audiences because its RNA-guided endonuclease activity has made it a popular tool for custom editing of eukaryotic genomes.) encodes MSRSLTFSFDIGYASIGWAVIASASHDDADPSVCGCGTVLFPKDDCQAFKRREYRRLRRNIRSRRVRIERIGRLLVQAQIITPEMKETSGHPAPFYLASEALKGHRTLAPIELWHVLRWYAHNRGYDNNASWSNSLSEDGGNGEDTERVKHAQDLMDKHGTATMAETICRELKLEEGKADAPMEVSTPAYKNLNTAFPRLIVEKEVRRILELSAPLIPGLTAEIIELIAQHHPLTTEQRGVLLQHGIKLARRYRGSLLFGQLIPRFDNRIISRCPVTWAQVYEAELKKGNSEQSARERAEKLSKVPTANCPEFYEYRMARILCNIRADGEPLSAEIRRELMNQARQEGKLTKASLEKAISSRLGKETETNVSNYFTLHPDSEEALYLNPAVEVLQRSGIGQILSPSVYRIAANRLRRGKSVTPNYLLNLLKSRGESGEALEKKIEKESKKKEADYADTPLKPKYATGRAPYARTVLKKVVEEILDGEDPTRPARGEAHPDGELKAHDGCLYCLLDTDSSVNQHQKERRLDTMTNNHLVRHRMLILDRLLKDLIQDFADGQKDRISRVCVEVGKELTTFSAMDSKKIQRELTLRQKSHTDAVNRLKRKLPGKALSANLIRKCRIAMDMNWTCPFTGATYGDHELENLELEHIVPHSFRQSNALSSLVLTWPGVNRMKGQRTGYDFVEQEQENPVPDKPNLHICSLNNYRELVEKLDDKKGHEDDRRRKKKRKALLMVRGLSHKHQSQNHEAMKEIGMTEGMMTQSSHLMKLACKSIKTSLPDAHIDMIPGAVTAEVRKAWDVFGVFKELCPEAADPDSGKILKENLRSLTHLHHALDACVLGLIPYIIPAHHNGLLRRVLAMRRIPEKLIPQVRPVANQRHYVLNDDGRMMLRDLSASLKENIREQLMEQRVIQHVPADMGGALLKETMQRVLSVDGSGEDAMVSLSKKKDGKKEKNQVKASKLVGVFPEGPSKLKALKAAIEIDGNYGVALDPKPVVIRHIKVFKRIMALKEQNGGKPVRILKKGMLIHLTSSKDPKHAGVWRIESIQDSKGGVKLDLQRAHCAVPKNKTHECNWREVDLISLLKKYQMKRYPTSYTGTPR; translated from the coding sequence ATGTCGCGTTCTCTCACTTTTTCGTTTGATATTGGTTATGCATCCATTGGATGGGCTGTCATTGCTTCCGCATCCCATGATGATGCGGATCCCTCGGTTTGCGGTTGCGGTACGGTTCTGTTTCCGAAAGATGATTGTCAGGCATTTAAAAGGCGTGAATACAGACGTTTGAGACGCAATATCCGCTCCCGGCGCGTTCGCATTGAGCGTATCGGCAGATTGCTGGTTCAGGCGCAAATCATCACGCCGGAAATGAAAGAAACTTCCGGGCACCCCGCTCCCTTTTATTTGGCGTCAGAAGCGTTAAAAGGGCATCGAACTCTCGCCCCGATTGAGCTTTGGCATGTTCTCCGCTGGTATGCTCATAACAGAGGGTACGACAATAATGCCTCATGGTCTAACAGCCTTTCAGAAGATGGCGGGAACGGTGAGGATACCGAGAGAGTGAAGCATGCTCAAGATTTGATGGATAAACATGGGACGGCGACCATGGCGGAAACCATTTGCCGGGAGTTGAAACTGGAAGAAGGCAAAGCGGATGCTCCGATGGAGGTTTCAACGCCGGCTTATAAAAATCTCAATACCGCCTTTCCTCGCTTAATCGTGGAAAAGGAGGTACGGCGCATATTGGAGCTTTCCGCGCCTCTGATTCCTGGGCTGACTGCGGAGATCATAGAGTTGATTGCGCAGCATCATCCCCTGACAACGGAACAGCGCGGCGTGTTGCTTCAGCACGGGATAAAATTGGCTCGGCGTTATCGTGGAAGTCTTTTGTTCGGGCAGTTAATCCCCCGTTTTGATAACCGCATCATCAGCCGCTGCCCTGTCACGTGGGCGCAGGTGTATGAAGCTGAGTTGAAGAAAGGCAATTCTGAGCAAAGCGCCCGTGAACGGGCAGAAAAACTATCCAAGGTGCCCACGGCGAATTGCCCGGAATTTTATGAATACCGCATGGCCCGGATTTTATGCAATATCCGTGCAGACGGAGAACCTCTTTCTGCAGAGATACGCAGAGAATTGATGAATCAGGCCCGACAGGAAGGCAAGTTGACCAAAGCCTCTCTGGAGAAGGCTATTTCTTCCCGTCTGGGAAAGGAGACAGAGACTAATGTAAGCAACTATTTTACTTTGCATCCTGACAGCGAAGAGGCTCTTTACCTGAACCCTGCCGTGGAAGTTCTGCAAAGAAGCGGCATCGGGCAAATTCTTTCGCCGTCTGTGTATCGAATTGCCGCCAATCGCCTGCGTCGCGGGAAGTCCGTTACTCCAAACTATTTGTTGAATTTGCTTAAGTCTCGTGGGGAATCTGGCGAGGCGTTGGAAAAGAAAATAGAGAAAGAATCTAAAAAGAAAGAGGCGGATTATGCCGACACTCCGTTAAAACCCAAATATGCGACGGGGCGTGCGCCGTATGCCCGCACCGTCTTGAAAAAAGTGGTGGAAGAAATTCTTGATGGAGAAGATCCGACGCGTCCTGCCCGGGGGGAAGCGCATCCGGATGGGGAACTGAAAGCGCATGACGGTTGCCTGTATTGCCTCCTTGATACGGATTCTTCCGTGAATCAGCACCAGAAAGAGCGCCGTCTTGATACGATGACCAACAACCACCTTGTGCGTCACCGTATGTTGATTCTGGATCGCTTGCTGAAGGATCTGATTCAAGATTTCGCTGACGGGCAAAAAGACAGAATCTCCCGCGTTTGCGTGGAAGTTGGCAAGGAGCTGACGACGTTTTCCGCCATGGACAGCAAAAAAATTCAGAGAGAACTAACTCTGCGCCAGAAAAGCCATACGGATGCCGTCAATAGATTAAAACGGAAGTTGCCGGGGAAAGCGCTTTCTGCCAACCTGATACGCAAGTGCCGCATTGCCATGGACATGAACTGGACATGCCCGTTCACCGGCGCAACGTATGGCGATCATGAGCTGGAAAATCTGGAGCTGGAACATATCGTGCCCCATTCTTTCCGGCAGTCTAACGCGCTTTCTTCTCTGGTTCTTACCTGGCCGGGAGTCAATAGGATGAAAGGTCAGCGCACCGGGTACGACTTTGTGGAGCAGGAGCAGGAGAATCCTGTGCCGGATAAACCCAACCTGCATATTTGTTCCCTGAATAATTACAGGGAATTGGTTGAAAAGTTGGATGACAAGAAGGGGCATGAAGATGACCGCAGGCGCAAAAAGAAGCGCAAAGCCTTACTGATGGTGAGGGGATTGTCTCATAAACATCAATCACAAAATCACGAGGCCATGAAGGAAATAGGCATGACGGAAGGCATGATGACGCAGAGTTCCCACCTGATGAAACTGGCATGCAAGTCTATTAAAACCTCTCTGCCGGATGCGCACATCGACATGATTCCCGGCGCTGTTACTGCTGAAGTTCGCAAGGCGTGGGATGTTTTTGGGGTCTTTAAGGAATTATGCCCGGAAGCTGCCGACCCGGACTCCGGCAAGATTCTTAAGGAAAACCTGCGTTCTCTCACTCATTTGCATCATGCCTTGGATGCCTGTGTGCTGGGGCTTATTCCCTATATCATACCCGCTCATCATAATGGTTTGCTGAGACGTGTTCTTGCCATGCGCCGAATTCCGGAAAAACTGATACCTCAAGTCAGGCCTGTTGCGAATCAGCGTCATTATGTCCTGAATGATGATGGACGCATGATGTTGCGTGATCTTTCCGCCTCTCTTAAAGAAAATATTCGTGAACAATTGATGGAGCAGAGGGTCATTCAGCATGTCCCTGCAGACATGGGCGGCGCTTTACTCAAGGAAACCATGCAGAGAGTGCTTTCTGTTGATGGAAGCGGGGAGGATGCCATGGTTTCTCTTTCCAAAAAGAAAGATGGGAAGAAGGAAAAAAATCAGGTAAAAGCAAGCAAATTGGTCGGAGTGTTTCCGGAAGGCCCGTCAAAATTGAAGGCTCTTAAGGCAGCCATAGAAATTGATGGCAATTATGGAGTGGCGTTAGATCCCAAGCCGGTGGTGATCAGACATATTAAGGTGTTTAAGCGAATCATGGCCCTGAAAGAACAGAACGGCGGCAAGCCGGTGCGCATTTTGAAAAAAGGCATGTTGATTCATTTAACCTCGTCTAAAGATCCCAAGCATGCAGGTGTATGGAGAATTGAATCCATACAGGATTCAAAAGGTGGCGTAAAATTAGATCTTCAGAGAGCGCATTGCGCTGTACCTAAAAATAAGACGCATGAATGTAATTGGCGTGAAGTAGATCTCATTTCTTTATTAAAAAAATACCAGATGAAAAGATACCCTACTTCTTATACGGGAACTCCACGATAA
- a CDS encoding beta-N-acetylhexosaminidase, with the protein MARPLPILGGILLSFSPPAEATAQYSIIPEPSRTELRQETAKTLQLLSDQEVPTLETDAYRLTVTPQGAHLASGGREGRIYGLATLRQLRDQLAGQPEGIPCGVITDKPRYPWRGLMVDPARHFIPAADLKKFVDMMAYYKFNRLHLHLTDNQGWRLPVPGYPKLKSVASRREESFGDGIPHEGMYTKQELKELVAYCAARGIDVIPEIDMPGHNQALHAAYPEFFCFPKPDMNVRTTAGNSKELVCPQKPEVWKFYASVFNELKDIFPSGIVHLGGDEAPTELWEKCPLCREARTRAAMKDEQEQMKAFFAKTAALLAKNGQTPQFWYEGNAGIYHPGETVYAWRQGQALQSIEKTKKAGLNLIMASSEYCYLDFPQIQGQRNWGWMKTTTLQKCYDLDPAFGKPEKEAGHIRGVHAPVWAERLPDLNHLLYRAYPRACAIAEAGWSPMGVRSWENFRRKLADHRQFILKRFNYDMERTQGNEPAFRWENNK; encoded by the coding sequence ATGGCACGTCCCTTACCCATTCTCGGCGGCATTCTGCTATCCTTCTCCCCTCCGGCAGAAGCAACAGCCCAATACAGCATTATCCCTGAGCCGTCCAGAACGGAACTCAGACAGGAAACAGCTAAAACTTTACAGCTTCTTTCCGACCAGGAAGTTCCGACCCTGGAAACGGACGCCTACCGGCTCACGGTCACCCCGCAGGGGGCGCACCTTGCTTCCGGAGGAAGGGAAGGCAGAATTTACGGGCTGGCAACCCTCCGCCAGCTCCGGGACCAGCTGGCGGGACAGCCGGAGGGCATTCCCTGCGGCGTCATCACGGACAAGCCGCGCTATCCGTGGCGCGGCCTCATGGTGGATCCCGCGCGGCATTTCATCCCCGCGGCCGATCTGAAAAAATTTGTGGATATGATGGCCTACTACAAATTCAACAGGCTGCACCTGCATCTGACGGACAACCAGGGCTGGAGGCTGCCCGTGCCCGGCTACCCCAAATTGAAAAGCGTCGCATCCAGGCGGGAGGAAAGCTTCGGAGACGGAATCCCCCACGAAGGGATGTACACCAAACAGGAACTGAAGGAACTGGTGGCGTACTGCGCAGCGCGCGGCATTGATGTCATCCCTGAAATAGACATGCCGGGCCACAACCAGGCGCTTCATGCCGCCTACCCGGAATTTTTCTGCTTCCCCAAACCGGACATGAACGTGCGGACGACAGCGGGAAACAGCAAGGAACTGGTCTGTCCCCAGAAGCCGGAAGTCTGGAAATTTTATGCCTCCGTCTTTAATGAACTCAAGGATATCTTCCCGTCCGGTATCGTTCATCTGGGCGGGGACGAGGCCCCCACGGAACTCTGGGAAAAATGCCCTCTGTGCCGGGAAGCCCGGACCAGGGCAGCCATGAAAGACGAACAGGAACAGATGAAAGCCTTTTTTGCGAAAACGGCAGCTCTGCTTGCCAAAAACGGGCAAACGCCGCAATTCTGGTATGAGGGGAACGCCGGCATTTACCATCCGGGGGAAACGGTTTACGCATGGCGGCAAGGCCAGGCCCTCCAGTCCATTGAGAAGACGAAAAAGGCGGGATTGAACCTGATTATGGCCTCCAGCGAATACTGTTACCTGGATTTTCCCCAGATTCAGGGGCAGCGCAACTGGGGATGGATGAAAACCACCACCCTGCAAAAATGTTATGACCTGGATCCCGCTTTTGGAAAACCGGAGAAAGAGGCAGGCCATATCCGGGGCGTGCATGCCCCCGTATGGGCGGAACGCCTGCCGGACTTGAACCACTTGCTTTACCGCGCCTATCCCCGCGCCTGCGCCATTGCGGAAGCCGGCTGGTCACCGATGGGCGTGCGCTCCTGGGAAAACTTCCGGCGCAAGCTGGCCGACCACCGTCAATTCATCCTCAAACGCTTCAATTATGATATGGAGCGCACTCAGGGGAATGAACCGGCCTTCCGCTGGGAAAACAACAAGTAA
- the thiM gene encoding hydroxyethylthiazole kinase codes for MLSSTDLVQAVTADLGKIRETAPLVLSLTNSVVQPLTANLLLAIGAVPAMLNDAEEAVDMLRSGTGALLVNLGTVTREQGAAMQTAVREANRLNIPWVLDPVAVGALSLRTRLAGQLKEQSPRIIRGNASEIMALAGYSSVTKGPESTSSSADALHAARELALHTGAAVLVTGRTDYSTDGRQVTATENGHAMMSRVTGVGCSMGALSAACAAVSPTPLQAAVSTAVLMGIAGEMAFEQSPSPGSFAVSLLDSLYALSPEDVVRRARFLSL; via the coding sequence ATGCTTTCATCGACAGACCTTGTTCAAGCCGTTACCGCCGATTTGGGAAAAATCCGGGAAACGGCCCCGCTGGTTCTCTCCCTGACCAATTCCGTCGTCCAGCCCCTGACGGCCAATCTCCTGCTGGCCATAGGCGCCGTCCCCGCCATGCTCAACGACGCGGAAGAAGCGGTGGACATGCTCCGCAGCGGAACAGGCGCCCTGCTGGTCAACCTGGGCACCGTGACGCGTGAACAGGGAGCCGCCATGCAAACGGCGGTGCGGGAAGCCAACCGGCTGAATATCCCCTGGGTGCTGGATCCTGTGGCCGTAGGGGCTCTTTCCCTGCGCACGCGGCTGGCGGGGCAATTGAAGGAACAATCCCCCCGCATCATCCGCGGAAACGCTTCTGAAATCATGGCCCTGGCCGGCTATTCCTCCGTCACGAAAGGGCCGGAAAGCACCAGCTCCAGCGCAGACGCCCTGCATGCGGCCAGGGAACTGGCCCTGCACACGGGGGCGGCCGTGCTCGTTACGGGGCGTACGGATTATTCCACTGACGGCCGCCAGGTAACCGCCACGGAAAACGGCCACGCCATGATGTCCCGGGTTACGGGCGTGGGCTGTTCCATGGGAGCCCTGTCCGCCGCCTGCGCCGCCGTCTCCCCCACCCCCCTGCAGGCGGCCGTTTCCACAGCCGTACTCATGGGCATTGCCGGAGAAATGGCCTTTGAACAAAGCCCCTCCCCCGGTTCCTTTGCCGTATCATTGCTGGACAGCCTTTACGCCCTTTCTCCGGAAGACGTTGTCCGCAGAGCGCGCTTTCTTTCCCTTTGA
- a CDS encoding Panacea domain-containing protein gives MANSTTTQKLCNWFIQQANAKELILTPVKLNHLVILADWWHLHRTGAFLINERVEAWPSGPVLPSIYHEYKDQPPYSSIEHPSRRQPPLEEETDIIPFLEHIWNVYGKYTAQQLGRINTAPSSPWKQSQGKHEQAHRQQITEEHVQAYFKSLAG, from the coding sequence ATGGCAAACTCCACTACCACGCAAAAACTCTGCAACTGGTTCATTCAGCAGGCGAACGCCAAGGAGCTCATCCTGACGCCCGTCAAACTGAACCATCTGGTCATTCTGGCGGACTGGTGGCATCTGCACCGGACTGGCGCTTTCCTGATCAATGAACGGGTGGAAGCCTGGCCTTCCGGTCCGGTACTTCCTTCCATTTATCATGAATACAAGGATCAGCCGCCCTACTCTTCCATAGAGCATCCCAGCCGCCGCCAGCCCCCTTTGGAGGAGGAAACGGACATTATCCCCTTTCTGGAGCATATCTGGAACGTCTATGGCAAATATACGGCCCAGCAGCTCGGACGCATCAACACCGCCCCGTCCTCCCCATGGAAGCAGTCCCAGGGCAAGCATGAACAGGCGCACCGCCAGCAAATCACGGAGGAGCACGTACAGGCGTACTTTAAAAGCCTGGCCGGATAG
- a CDS encoding RrF2 family transcriptional regulator, translated as MKVSTRGRYALRLMIDLAQHRDEGYISLKEISARQDVTVRYLEQIIAILLKAGFVQSFRGKAGGYRLSRHPREYTTEDILKLTEGSLLPLSCTASHENPCPRAAGCATLPFWRGLQQVIENYLRRVTLEDLAEQQKEIGCDYGAGI; from the coding sequence ATGAAGGTTTCCACCAGAGGACGTTACGCGCTGCGCCTGATGATTGACCTCGCCCAGCACCGCGACGAGGGTTACATCTCCCTGAAGGAGATTTCCGCCAGGCAGGACGTTACCGTACGTTATCTGGAACAGATTATCGCCATCCTTTTGAAAGCGGGATTCGTCCAGAGCTTCCGGGGAAAGGCCGGCGGATACCGCCTTTCCAGGCATCCGCGCGAATATACTACGGAAGATATCCTGAAACTGACGGAAGGCTCCCTCCTGCCCCTTTCCTGCACGGCTTCCCACGAGAATCCGTGCCCGCGGGCGGCCGGCTGCGCCACGCTGCCTTTCTGGCGCGGGCTGCAACAAGTCATTGAGAATTATTTGCGTCGCGTAACGCTGGAAGATCTGGCCGAACAGCAGAAGGAAATCGGCTGCGACTACGGAGCAGGTATTTAA
- the cysK gene encoding cysteine synthase A, with protein sequence MRIYKNITELIGGTPLLELTNYERRNGLNATLLAKLEYLNPAGSVKDRIAQAMIDAAEAAGKLKPDSVIIEPTSGNTGIGLAAVATSRGYRIILTMPETMSVERRNLLKAYGAELVLTDGALGMKGAISKAEELAAGLPNSFIPGQFANPSNPEAHFRTTGPEIWNDTEGKADIFVAGVGTGGTITGVGKYLKTRNPDIRIVAVEPFSSPVLTQGTAGPHKIQGIGAGFVPGTLDTSVYDEVIAVTNEDAFSTGKELARTDGVLTGISSGAALWAATQVARRPENEGKTIVVLLPDTGDRYLSTPLFTD encoded by the coding sequence ATGAGAATTTACAAAAACATTACGGAACTGATCGGCGGCACCCCGTTGCTGGAACTGACCAATTACGAACGCAGGAATGGCCTGAACGCCACGCTCCTGGCCAAGCTGGAATACCTGAACCCTGCCGGCAGCGTGAAAGACCGCATTGCCCAGGCCATGATTGATGCGGCGGAAGCCGCCGGGAAGCTGAAGCCGGATTCCGTCATCATTGAGCCCACCAGCGGAAACACGGGCATCGGCCTGGCGGCGGTGGCCACTTCACGCGGGTACCGGATTATATTGACCATGCCGGAGACGATGAGCGTGGAACGCCGCAACCTTCTGAAAGCCTACGGCGCGGAACTGGTGCTGACGGACGGCGCGCTGGGCATGAAGGGAGCCATCTCCAAGGCGGAGGAACTGGCCGCGGGACTGCCCAACAGCTTTATCCCCGGCCAGTTCGCCAACCCGTCCAACCCGGAAGCGCATTTCCGCACCACAGGCCCGGAAATCTGGAATGATACAGAAGGCAAAGCGGATATTTTTGTGGCGGGCGTGGGTACCGGAGGCACCATCACAGGCGTGGGCAAGTACCTTAAAACCCGTAATCCGGACATCCGGATCGTGGCTGTGGAGCCGTTCTCCTCCCCCGTGCTGACCCAGGGCACGGCCGGCCCCCACAAGATTCAGGGCATTGGCGCGGGCTTCGTGCCGGGAACGCTGGACACCTCCGTGTACGATGAAGTCATCGCCGTTACCAATGAAGACGCTTTCTCCACAGGGAAGGAACTGGCGCGCACGGACGGCGTGCTGACGGGTATTTCCTCCGGAGCAGCTCTCTGGGCCGCCACACAGGTGGCGCGGCGCCCGGAGAATGAAGGAAAGACCATCGTCGTCCTGCTGCCGGACACGGGGGACCGCTATCTTTCCACCCCTCTGTTTACGGACTGA